A single window of Microbacterium oryzae DNA harbors:
- a CDS encoding YaaA family protein, with translation MLILLPPSETKYPGGDGAPVRLAELRLPELVGEREAVSDALVALSADPERAARVLKLGARQLGEIERNAALLGAPTMPAVDRYTGVLFDALDAATLSAGAREWLSRHALIHTAPFGPVGAGDAIPAYRLAAGAALPGVPPLRRHWAAAASAALGRAAGDGLVVDLRSKAYVELGPLAEGVTGVAVSVVAEGADGAVRALNHFNKKAKGRFTRLAAESAAVWETADDLLVWAEAVGLDMRRGESPREVLLVAE, from the coding sequence GTGCTCATCCTGCTCCCGCCATCCGAGACCAAGTACCCGGGCGGCGACGGCGCGCCCGTGCGACTCGCCGAGCTGCGTCTGCCCGAGCTCGTCGGGGAGCGCGAGGCGGTCTCCGACGCGCTCGTCGCGCTGTCGGCGGATCCCGAGCGCGCGGCTCGCGTCCTGAAGCTGGGCGCTCGGCAGCTCGGGGAGATCGAGCGGAACGCCGCCCTGCTCGGGGCGCCGACGATGCCCGCCGTCGACCGCTACACCGGGGTGCTCTTCGACGCGCTGGACGCGGCGACGCTGTCCGCCGGCGCGCGGGAGTGGCTCTCGCGCCATGCGCTGATCCACACCGCGCCGTTCGGTCCGGTCGGCGCCGGCGATGCGATCCCCGCGTACCGACTCGCCGCGGGCGCCGCGCTGCCGGGGGTGCCGCCGCTGCGCCGCCACTGGGCGGCCGCCGCCTCCGCCGCGCTCGGCCGTGCGGCGGGCGACGGGCTCGTCGTCGATCTCCGCTCGAAGGCCTATGTCGAGCTCGGGCCGCTCGCGGAGGGCGTGACGGGGGTCGCGGTGTCGGTCGTGGCAGAGGGGGCGGATGGCGCGGTGCGCGCTCTCAATCACTTCAACAAGAAGGCAAAGGGCCGCTTCACGCGCCTGGCCGCCGAGAGCGCCGCCGTCTGGGAGACGGCGGACGACCTGCTCGTCTGGGCGGAAGCCGTCGGCCTGGACATGCGCCGCGGGGAGTCGCCACGCGAGGTGCTGCTCGTCGCCGAGTAG
- a CDS encoding F0F1 ATP synthase subunit epsilon has translation MALNVTLVSAEAEVWTGEASLVVAKTTEGEIGFMQGHEPVLSILSQGQVRITQADGQKIVADARDGFVSMEGDVLTIVAGHAALVD, from the coding sequence ATGGCGCTCAACGTCACCCTGGTCTCCGCGGAGGCGGAGGTCTGGACGGGCGAGGCGAGCCTCGTGGTCGCCAAGACCACCGAGGGTGAGATCGGCTTCATGCAGGGGCACGAGCCCGTGCTGTCGATCCTCTCCCAGGGGCAGGTCCGCATCACGCAGGCGGATGGCCAGAAGATCGTCGCGGACGCCCGCGACGGGTTCGTCTCGATGGAGGGCGACGTGCTCACCATCGTCGCCGGACACGCCGCGCTCGTCGACTGA
- a CDS encoding PP2C family protein-serine/threonine phosphatase produces the protein MPDAPVTTQSTIVRRAGGDVIVSWAGVTDRGRKREINQDAVLAHFPLFVVADGMGGHIGGEIASASTVAQLQKVVEHGDITPEAIEDALLRAVGDIGDHPETTDEGTGTTVTGIYLHADGEEDAWIVLNIGDSRVYLDRDDALAQITVDHSLVQELVASGRLSPEEAENHPYGNVITRAVGPSESVVPDYVRLDVRAGDRFVICSDGLTKELTDYGILHFLRQNADPAAAIEAMLAAALENGGRDNVSIIVVDVKDAAPTADAVSTADAPA, from the coding sequence GTGCCAGACGCACCCGTGACGACTCAGTCGACGATCGTGCGACGCGCCGGGGGAGACGTCATCGTCTCGTGGGCCGGCGTCACCGATCGCGGCCGCAAGCGCGAGATCAATCAGGACGCCGTCCTCGCGCACTTCCCGCTCTTCGTCGTCGCCGACGGGATGGGCGGCCACATCGGCGGCGAGATCGCCAGCGCGAGCACCGTCGCGCAGCTGCAGAAGGTCGTCGAGCACGGTGACATCACGCCGGAGGCGATCGAGGACGCGCTGCTGCGCGCGGTCGGCGACATCGGCGACCACCCCGAGACGACGGACGAGGGCACCGGCACCACGGTGACCGGCATCTACCTCCACGCGGACGGCGAGGAGGACGCCTGGATCGTCCTCAACATCGGCGACTCGCGCGTGTACCTCGACCGGGACGACGCGCTCGCGCAGATCACGGTGGATCACTCGCTCGTGCAGGAGCTCGTCGCCTCCGGGCGGCTGAGCCCCGAGGAGGCGGAGAACCACCCCTACGGGAACGTCATCACCCGCGCGGTGGGCCCGAGCGAGAGCGTCGTGCCCGACTACGTCCGCCTCGACGTGCGCGCGGGCGACCGGTTCGTCATCTGCTCGGACGGGCTCACCAAGGAGCTCACGGACTACGGGATCCTCCACTTCCTCCGCCAGAACGCCGACCCCGCCGCCGCGATCGAGGCGATGCTCGCCGCCGCGCTGGAGAACGGCGGGCGGGACAACGTCTCGATCATCGTCGTCGACGTGAAGGACGCCGCGCCGACAGCGGACGCCGTCTCCACAGCGGACGCCCCGGCCTAG
- a CDS encoding F0F1 ATP synthase subunit gamma — translation MGAQLREYKQKISSAQTTKKITKAMELIAASRIQKAMARVRASSPFAREVTRAVSAVATHTSIDHPLTREPEVVRRSAIVIVSADRGLAGAFNSQVIREGLELAELLRSEGKEIDFYLFGRKAVGYFQFRRVTAKAEWVGDADTPHFETAEEMAAALLEAYELDASEGGVDEIHVVYNRFVSMMTQTPETIRLLPLAVVEAEESASADVYPLYEFEPDATLVLDRLLPVYIQSRIFNALLQSSAAKQAATQKAMKSASDNADKLITDYTRLRNNARQAEITQQIAEIVGGADALAS, via the coding sequence ATGGGCGCACAACTCAGGGAGTACAAGCAGAAGATCTCTTCTGCTCAGACGACCAAGAAGATCACGAAGGCGATGGAGCTCATCGCGGCTTCGCGCATCCAGAAGGCGATGGCGCGCGTGCGCGCGTCATCGCCCTTCGCCCGCGAGGTGACGCGTGCGGTCTCGGCCGTCGCCACCCACACGTCGATCGACCACCCGCTCACCCGTGAGCCGGAGGTCGTGCGACGCTCGGCGATCGTCATCGTCAGCGCCGACCGCGGTCTCGCGGGCGCCTTCAACTCGCAGGTCATCCGCGAGGGGCTGGAGCTCGCCGAGCTGCTGCGTTCGGAGGGGAAGGAGATCGACTTCTACCTCTTCGGGCGCAAGGCCGTGGGCTACTTCCAGTTCCGACGGGTCACGGCGAAGGCGGAGTGGGTCGGCGACGCCGACACACCCCACTTCGAGACGGCCGAGGAGATGGCCGCGGCGCTGCTCGAGGCGTACGAGCTCGACGCGAGCGAAGGCGGAGTGGACGAGATCCACGTCGTCTACAACCGCTTCGTGAGCATGATGACGCAGACGCCGGAGACGATCCGTCTGCTTCCGCTCGCGGTCGTCGAGGCGGAGGAATCGGCATCCGCCGACGTCTACCCCCTCTACGAGTTCGAGCCGGACGCCACGCTGGTGCTCGACCGCCTGCTGCCGGTGTACATCCAGAGCCGCATCTTCAACGCCCTCCTGCAGTCGTCCGCCGCCAAGCAGGCCGCGACGCAGAAGGCGATGAAGTCGGCCAGCGACAACGCCGACAAGCTCATCACCGACTACACCCGCCTGCGCAACAACGCGCGACAGGCAGAGATCACTCAGCAGATCGCCGAGATCGTCGGCGGCGCCGACGCGCTGGCGTCCTGA
- the atpE gene encoding F0F1 ATP synthase subunit C gives MDATTILAEVNGSIATVGYGLAAIGPAIGVGIVVGKTIESTARQPELAGRLQTLMWIGIAFTEALAFIGIATGFIFGYN, from the coding sequence GTGGACGCTACCACGATTCTGGCCGAGGTCAACGGTTCGATCGCGACGGTCGGCTACGGCCTGGCCGCCATCGGCCCCGCGATCGGTGTGGGCATCGTCGTCGGCAAGACGATCGAGTCGACCGCTCGCCAGCCCGAGCTCGCCGGCCGCCTGCAGACGCTCATGTGGATCGGTATCGCCTTCACCGAGGCACTCGCCTTCATCGGCATCGCCACCGGCTTCATCTTCGGCTACAACTGA
- the atpD gene encoding F0F1 ATP synthase subunit beta, with protein sequence MTANATAETTAVVGRVARVTGPVVDIEFPHDAIPDVYSALKTTITIEGESTEITLEVAQHLGDDMIRAISLKPTDGMVRGQEVRDTGAPISVPVGDVTKGKVFNVIGEVLNLGEGETLEITERWPIHRKAPNFDVLESKTQMFETGIKSIDLLTPYVQGGKIGLFGGAGVGKTVLIQEMIQRVAQDHGGVSVFAGVGERTREGNDLIHEMEEAGVFDKTALVFGQMDEPPGTRLRVALSALTMAEYFRDVQKQDVLLFIDNIFRFTQAGSEVSTLLGRMPSAVGYQPNLADEMGVLQERITSTRGHSITSMQAIYVPADDYTDPAPATTFAHLDATTELSREIASKGLYPAIDPLTSTSRIMDPRYLGADHYRVATSVKQILQKNKELQEIIAILGVDELSEEDKIVVSRARRIQQFLSQNTYMAKKFTGVEGSTVPLKETIESFDAIVKGEFDHVAEQAFFNVGGISDVEAQWAKIQKENA encoded by the coding sequence ATGACTGCCAACGCCACGGCCGAGACCACTGCGGTGGTCGGGCGCGTCGCTCGCGTCACGGGCCCCGTCGTCGACATCGAGTTCCCGCACGACGCGATCCCCGACGTCTACAGCGCGCTCAAGACGACGATCACCATCGAGGGCGAGAGCACCGAGATCACGCTCGAGGTCGCGCAGCACCTCGGCGACGACATGATCCGCGCCATCTCGCTCAAGCCCACCGACGGCATGGTCCGCGGCCAGGAGGTGCGCGACACCGGTGCGCCCATCTCGGTGCCCGTCGGCGACGTCACCAAGGGCAAGGTCTTCAACGTGATCGGCGAGGTGCTCAACCTCGGCGAGGGCGAGACGCTCGAGATCACCGAGCGGTGGCCCATCCACCGCAAGGCGCCCAACTTCGACGTGCTCGAGTCGAAGACCCAGATGTTCGAGACCGGCATCAAGTCGATCGACCTCCTCACGCCGTACGTGCAGGGTGGCAAGATCGGCCTGTTCGGCGGCGCGGGCGTCGGCAAGACCGTCCTCATCCAGGAGATGATCCAGCGCGTCGCGCAGGACCACGGCGGTGTGTCGGTGTTCGCCGGCGTCGGCGAGCGCACCCGTGAGGGCAACGACCTCATCCACGAGATGGAGGAGGCGGGCGTCTTCGACAAGACCGCCCTGGTGTTCGGCCAGATGGACGAGCCGCCGGGAACGCGTCTGCGCGTGGCCCTGTCGGCGCTGACGATGGCGGAGTACTTCCGCGACGTGCAGAAGCAGGACGTGCTGCTCTTCATCGACAACATCTTCCGCTTCACGCAGGCGGGCTCCGAGGTGTCGACCCTGCTCGGTCGCATGCCCTCGGCCGTGGGCTACCAGCCCAACCTCGCCGACGAGATGGGTGTGCTCCAGGAGCGCATCACCTCGACGCGCGGTCACTCGATCACCTCGATGCAGGCGATCTACGTGCCGGCCGACGACTACACCGACCCGGCCCCGGCCACGACGTTCGCGCACCTCGACGCGACGACCGAGCTGTCGCGCGAGATCGCGTCGAAGGGTCTGTACCCCGCGATCGACCCGCTCACCTCGACGAGCCGCATCATGGACCCGCGCTACCTCGGCGCGGACCACTACCGCGTCGCGACCTCGGTGAAGCAGATCCTCCAGAAGAACAAGGAGCTGCAGGAGATCATCGCCATCCTCGGTGTCGACGAGCTCTCGGAGGAGGACAAGATCGTCGTGTCGCGTGCACGTCGCATCCAGCAGTTCCTCTCGCAGAACACCTACATGGCGAAGAAGTTCACCGGTGTCGAGGGCTCGACCGTGCCGCTCAAGGAGACCATCGAGTCGTTCGACGCGATCGTCAAGGGCGAGTTCGACCACGTCGCCGAGCAGGCCTTCTTCAACGTCGGCGGCATCAGCGACGTCGAGGCGCAGTGGGCGAAGATCCAGAAGGAGAACGCCTGA
- a CDS encoding F0F1 ATP synthase subunit B — translation MLNALVTVAAEEAHNPLIPAIYDIVWSAVCFVIILAVVIFVALPRLTKMLDERSAAIEGNIAKADEAQKQAEAALEEYTRQLAEARREAGDIREAAREDGKKIVAEAKDSATAEAERIQSTAHTQIEAERQAALVSLRGEVGVLALDLASGVIGETLNDDLKAQSVVDRFLADLEASEKAAK, via the coding sequence ATGCTGAACGCTCTTGTCACTGTCGCCGCGGAGGAAGCCCACAATCCGCTCATCCCGGCGATCTACGACATCGTCTGGTCTGCGGTGTGCTTCGTCATCATCCTCGCGGTGGTGATCTTCGTGGCGCTCCCGCGTCTGACGAAGATGCTCGACGAGCGCTCTGCCGCCATCGAGGGCAACATCGCGAAGGCGGACGAGGCCCAGAAGCAGGCCGAAGCCGCTCTCGAGGAGTACACCCGGCAGCTCGCCGAGGCCCGTCGCGAAGCCGGCGACATCCGCGAAGCCGCCCGCGAGGACGGCAAGAAGATCGTCGCGGAGGCGAAGGACAGCGCCACGGCCGAGGCCGAGCGCATCCAGTCCACCGCGCACACGCAGATCGAGGCCGAGCGTCAGGCCGCCCTCGTGTCGCTCCGCGGCGAGGTGGGCGTGCTCGCCCTCGACCTTGCATCGGGCGTCATCGGGGAGACCCTGAACGACGACCTCAAGGCGCAGTCGGTGGTCGACCGCTTCCTGGCCGACCTCGAGGCTTCCGAGAAGGCGGCGAAGTAA
- the atpB gene encoding F0F1 ATP synthase subunit A, with amino-acid sequence MTQAANLLAHAAADGEFHPPSIDDFFPAGLLFAGTPFEITRINLAQFLATAVLVVILVLGTRRMAVVPGRFQSVVEMGMLFVRDTFAHNILGRKDGDRFLPLLMTMFFMILFMNLTGIIPGINIAGTSVIAVPLLLAVVSYVAFIYAGLKRSPGGFIRNSLFPPGVPPFLYIIVTPLEFLSTFIIRPVTLTLRLLMNMIVGHLMLVLFFSATQFFLFTMGGLWSLLSVGTLAFGFVFTLFEVLVAVLQAYVFTVLTAVYIQLAVAEEH; translated from the coding sequence TTGACTCAGGCAGCGAACCTCCTCGCCCACGCCGCCGCTGACGGAGAATTCCATCCGCCGTCGATCGACGACTTCTTCCCCGCTGGGCTGCTGTTCGCGGGCACGCCGTTCGAGATCACGCGCATCAACCTCGCGCAGTTCCTCGCCACGGCCGTCCTCGTCGTCATCCTCGTGCTCGGCACGCGCCGGATGGCCGTGGTGCCCGGGCGCTTCCAGAGCGTCGTCGAGATGGGCATGCTGTTCGTCCGCGACACGTTCGCGCACAACATCCTCGGCCGCAAGGACGGGGACCGGTTCCTCCCGCTGCTCATGACGATGTTCTTCATGATCCTGTTCATGAACCTGACGGGCATCATCCCCGGCATCAACATCGCCGGCACGAGCGTCATCGCCGTCCCGCTGCTGCTGGCCGTGGTGTCGTACGTCGCGTTCATCTACGCGGGTCTCAAGCGGAGCCCCGGCGGATTCATCCGGAACTCGCTGTTCCCTCCCGGGGTGCCGCCGTTCCTCTACATCATCGTCACGCCGCTCGAGTTCCTCTCGACCTTCATCATCCGGCCGGTCACGCTCACGCTGCGACTGCTGATGAACATGATCGTCGGGCACCTCATGCTCGTGCTGTTCTTCTCCGCCACGCAGTTCTTCCTCTTCACCATGGGCGGCCTCTGGTCGCTGCTGAGTGTGGGAACCCTCGCGTTCGGATTCGTCTTCACCCTGTTCGAGGTCCTGGTGGCTGTCCTCCAGGCCTATGTCTTCACAGTCCTCACCGCGGTCTACATCCAGCTCGCGGTTGCGGAAGAGCACTGA
- a CDS encoding DUF5684 domain-containing protein — MYDDMYGPSGGALLAVLGIFLFLVVFGAVIYYVLSSWFLMRIFDKAGVQGRWRAWVPVYNLMVFFKLGDLSPWLVLYSLAGSIVLGFIDLGFIFGIATAVLSAMAAYRVGLKLQKEGAWVVLYIFLSLIWLGINAFDKSRWNPAVPPAPWSGNAFFGDRTVWDGVPAGPRPGLGAPGYGASGYGAPGYGAAGYGQAPYGQAPYGQAPSGQAPSGQSGYGHPQQGQAPYGQSAPDAFPGAFPPPADATGGIPPRGDAPGAYPPPPAGTTPGAVPPPPRCEGDDPTTPPAPPAP; from the coding sequence ATGTACGACGACATGTACGGCCCGAGCGGCGGGGCGCTGCTCGCGGTGCTCGGCATCTTCCTCTTCCTCGTCGTCTTCGGCGCGGTCATCTACTACGTGCTGAGCTCGTGGTTCCTCATGAGGATCTTCGACAAGGCGGGCGTGCAGGGCCGCTGGCGCGCGTGGGTGCCCGTGTACAACCTCATGGTCTTCTTCAAGCTGGGCGACCTGAGCCCGTGGCTCGTCCTCTACAGCCTGGCCGGATCCATCGTGCTCGGCTTCATCGATCTCGGCTTCATCTTCGGGATCGCGACGGCGGTGCTCTCCGCGATGGCCGCCTACCGCGTGGGTCTGAAGCTGCAGAAGGAGGGCGCCTGGGTGGTGCTCTACATCTTCCTGTCGCTCATCTGGCTCGGCATCAACGCGTTCGACAAGTCGCGCTGGAACCCCGCCGTGCCGCCGGCGCCGTGGAGCGGGAACGCCTTCTTCGGCGACCGCACCGTGTGGGACGGCGTGCCCGCCGGCCCGCGACCCGGTCTCGGCGCGCCCGGCTACGGCGCGTCAGGCTACGGCGCGCCCGGCTACGGTGCCGCCGGCTATGGCCAGGCGCCCTATGGCCAGGCGCCCTATGGGCAGGCGCCTTCCGGGCAGGCGCCTTCCGGTCAGAGCGGCTACGGCCATCCGCAGCAGGGGCAGGCGCCCTACGGTCAGTCGGCTCCCGACGCGTTCCCCGGCGCCTTCCCGCCGCCGGCGGATGCGACCGGAGGTATCCCGCCGCGCGGCGACGCGCCCGGCGCCTACCCGCCCCCGCCTGCCGGCACCACGCCCGGCGCGGTCCCGCCGCCGCCGCGATGCGAGGGCGACGACCCGACGACCCCGCCGGCGCCGCCTGCTCCCTGA
- a CDS encoding F0F1 ATP synthase subunit delta, with protein MGSATTQALAASASALDAAPVDLDTARELFAASRAVAGAPALSGALTDSAATAENRGALVSRAFGALSLVTRGLIAQVVSQRWSSGDDLVSGLEELAIRAAAKAEAADVEAELFQVVRIISANPQLELALGSRLGGSAKKGELIGSLLQGRASEGTTLIVSSLVQQSRGRRVRAMLNRAMRIAAAQRGRTVATVYTAAPLSPVQSERLASALSNRYGGEIALNPVIDPTVVGGIRIQVADDVIDGSISSRLADLRQRLAG; from the coding sequence ATGGGCAGCGCGACCACTCAGGCGCTCGCAGCGAGCGCATCCGCGCTCGATGCCGCGCCGGTCGACCTCGACACCGCGCGCGAGCTGTTCGCCGCGTCGCGTGCCGTCGCCGGCGCCCCGGCGCTGAGCGGCGCGCTCACCGACTCCGCAGCGACGGCCGAGAACCGCGGCGCCCTGGTCTCCCGGGCGTTCGGCGCGCTGTCGCTCGTCACGCGCGGACTCATCGCGCAGGTCGTGTCGCAGCGGTGGTCCTCGGGAGACGACCTCGTGTCGGGTCTCGAGGAGCTCGCGATCCGGGCCGCGGCCAAGGCCGAGGCCGCCGATGTGGAGGCCGAGCTCTTCCAGGTCGTCCGCATCATCTCGGCGAACCCGCAGCTCGAGCTCGCGCTCGGCAGCCGGCTCGGCGGGAGCGCCAAGAAGGGGGAGCTCATCGGCTCCCTCCTCCAGGGCAGGGCCAGCGAGGGCACGACGCTCATCGTGTCGTCGCTCGTGCAGCAGTCGCGCGGTCGTCGCGTGCGCGCGATGCTCAACCGCGCCATGCGCATCGCCGCCGCCCAGCGCGGTCGCACGGTGGCCACGGTGTACACCGCGGCGCCGCTGTCGCCGGTGCAGAGCGAGCGGCTCGCCTCCGCGCTGTCGAACCGCTACGGCGGCGAGATCGCGCTCAACCCCGTGATCGACCCGACGGTCGTCGGCGGCATCCGCATTCAGGTCGCCGACGACGTCATCGACGGCAGCATCTCGTCCCGCCTCGCCGATCTCCGGCAGAGGCTCGCAGGCTAA
- the atpA gene encoding F0F1 ATP synthase subunit alpha encodes MADITISPDVIRDALKDFVAAYEPTGSAANEVGTVVDAADGIAHVEGLPGVMANELVRFADGTLGLAQNLDEDAIGVVVLGEFTGIEEGQQVTRTGEVLSVPVGEGYLGRVVDPLGNPIDGLGEIAGIEGRRALELQAAGVMQRKSVHEPMQTGIKAIDAMIPVGRGQRQLIIGDRQTGKTAIAIDTIINQKANWESGDPTQQVRCIYVAIGQKGSTIAGVRGALEEAGAMEYTTIVAAPASDPAGFKYLAPYTGSAIGQHWMYQGKHVLIVFDDLSKQAEAYRAVSLLLRRPPGREAYPGDVFYLHSRLLERCAKLSDELGAGSMTGLPIIETKANDVSAYIPTNVISITDGQIFLQSDLFNANQRPAVDVGISVSRVGGDAQLKHIKKVSGTLKLELAQYRSLQAFAMFASDLDAASRRQLDRGARLTELLKQPQYTPYPVEEQVVSIWAGTNGKLDSIEVEDVLRFERELLDYLRRNTSVLETLRTSGKLEDATVAELEQQVDKFVLEFKQGGGQHLTDAGREEFAPAAVEDVNQEQIVKGRRA; translated from the coding sequence ATGGCAGACATCACCATCAGCCCCGACGTCATCCGTGACGCGCTGAAGGACTTCGTCGCCGCTTACGAGCCCACCGGTTCCGCGGCGAACGAGGTCGGCACGGTCGTCGACGCGGCGGACGGCATCGCCCACGTGGAGGGCCTGCCGGGCGTCATGGCGAACGAGCTCGTGCGCTTCGCGGACGGCACGCTGGGCCTCGCGCAGAACCTCGACGAGGACGCCATCGGCGTCGTCGTGCTCGGCGAGTTCACCGGCATCGAGGAGGGCCAGCAGGTCACCCGCACCGGCGAGGTCCTCTCGGTCCCCGTCGGCGAGGGCTACCTCGGTCGCGTCGTCGACCCGCTCGGCAACCCGATCGACGGTCTCGGCGAGATCGCCGGCATCGAGGGTCGTCGTGCGCTCGAGCTGCAGGCCGCAGGCGTCATGCAGCGCAAGAGCGTGCACGAGCCGATGCAGACGGGCATCAAGGCGATCGACGCCATGATCCCCGTGGGCCGCGGCCAGCGCCAGCTCATCATCGGCGACCGCCAGACCGGCAAGACCGCGATCGCGATCGACACGATCATCAACCAGAAGGCCAACTGGGAGTCGGGCGACCCGACCCAGCAGGTCCGCTGCATCTACGTCGCGATCGGCCAGAAGGGCTCGACCATCGCCGGCGTGCGCGGCGCGCTCGAAGAGGCCGGCGCGATGGAGTACACCACGATCGTGGCCGCTCCCGCCTCCGACCCCGCGGGCTTCAAGTACCTCGCGCCGTACACCGGCTCGGCCATCGGCCAGCACTGGATGTACCAGGGCAAGCACGTCCTCATCGTGTTCGACGACCTGTCGAAGCAGGCGGAGGCGTACCGCGCCGTGTCGCTCCTCCTCCGTCGTCCGCCGGGACGCGAGGCGTACCCCGGTGACGTCTTCTACCTGCACTCGCGTCTGCTCGAGCGCTGCGCGAAGCTCTCCGACGAGCTGGGCGCGGGCTCGATGACCGGTCTGCCGATCATCGAGACGAAGGCCAACGACGTGTCGGCCTACATCCCGACGAACGTGATCTCGATCACCGACGGTCAGATCTTCCTGCAGTCCGACCTCTTCAACGCCAACCAGCGTCCCGCGGTCGACGTCGGCATCTCGGTGTCGCGAGTGGGCGGCGACGCTCAGCTCAAGCACATCAAGAAGGTCTCCGGCACGCTCAAGCTCGAGCTCGCCCAGTACCGCTCGCTGCAGGCCTTCGCCATGTTCGCGAGCGACCTCGACGCGGCCTCGCGTCGTCAGCTCGACCGCGGTGCGCGTCTGACCGAGCTGCTCAAGCAGCCCCAGTACACGCCGTACCCCGTCGAGGAGCAGGTCGTCTCGATCTGGGCCGGCACGAACGGCAAGCTCGACAGCATCGAGGTGGAGGACGTCCTCCGCTTCGAGCGCGAGCTGCTGGACTACCTGCGTCGCAACACCTCGGTGCTCGAGACGCTGCGCACCTCGGGCAAGCTCGAGGACGCGACGGTCGCCGAGCTCGAGCAGCAGGTCGACAAGTTCGTGCTGGAGTTCAAGCAGGGCGGCGGTCAGCACCTGACGGACGCCGGCCGCGAGGAGTTCGCTCCCGCTGCCGTGGAGGACGTGAACCAGGAGCAGATCGTCAAGGGCCGCCGGGCGTAA